In Coregonus clupeaformis isolate EN_2021a chromosome 7, ASM2061545v1, whole genome shotgun sequence, one genomic interval encodes:
- the LOC121584236 gene encoding mapk-regulated corepressor-interacting protein 1 isoform X2: MVNSYKRTSSPRSPTNSGELFTPAHEENVRFIHDTWQCVLRDIRSPQSSERKDRGPQEYVEKNPNPNLNSFTPVDLSDLKKRNTQDSKKS, encoded by the exons ATGGTGAACAGCTACAAGCGGACTTCCAGCCCTCGGTCCCCTACGAACAGTGGGGAGCTCTTCACTCCAGCACATGAGGAGAATGTGCGCTTCATCCACGACA CCTGGCAGTGTGTGCTCAGAGACATCAGGTCACCACAGAGCAGTGAACGCAAAGACCGTGGACCACAGGAGTATGTGGAAAAGAACCCCAATCCCAACTTAAATT CTTTCACACCAGTTGACCTGAGTGACCTCAAGAAACGCAACACACAGGACTCCAAGAAGTCCTAG
- the LOC121584236 gene encoding mapk-regulated corepressor-interacting protein 1 isoform X1 → MSSSAPRMVNSYKRTSSPRSPTNSGELFTPAHEENVRFIHDTWQCVLRDIRSPQSSERKDRGPQEYVEKNPNPNLNSFTPVDLSDLKKRNTQDSKKS, encoded by the exons ATGAG CTCATCTGCTCCCAGGATGGTGAACAGCTACAAGCGGACTTCCAGCCCTCGGTCCCCTACGAACAGTGGGGAGCTCTTCACTCCAGCACATGAGGAGAATGTGCGCTTCATCCACGACA CCTGGCAGTGTGTGCTCAGAGACATCAGGTCACCACAGAGCAGTGAACGCAAAGACCGTGGACCACAGGAGTATGTGGAAAAGAACCCCAATCCCAACTTAAATT CTTTCACACCAGTTGACCTGAGTGACCTCAAGAAACGCAACACACAGGACTCCAAGAAGTCCTAG